Genomic DNA from candidate division KSB1 bacterium:
TATCGAGGGTTTGACTATCGAAAAGCGTGCTGAGGTAAGCAAGGCGATTCCCGACGATGTTCTCGAAGAGTTGAAAAAGTGCCATGTTATTCTTAAAGGACCAACTACAACACCCCGTAAAGGCGATCCCTGGCCAAATGTCGAGAGTGCGAATGTAGCCATGCGTAAAGAACTTGATTTGTTTGCCAACGTGCGACCTGTAAAAGTCCCGGCTGACGGCATTGATTGGGTCTTTTTCAGAGAAAACACCGAGGGTGCCTACGCCCTGGGTAGCAATGGCGTAAATGTCTCAGATGATTTGGCCATTGATTTTACCGTCACGACTCAGCAGGGTTCGGAACGGATCATCCGCCTGGCTTTTGAATACGCCAAGAAAAATAATATCGACAAAGTCACCCTGGTGACCAAGGCAAACGTGGTCAAAACCACCGACGGTAAATTTTTGGATATCGGCTACAAAATTGCTAAGGAATACCCGGGCATTGAGTGCGACGACTGGTACATTGACATCATGACGGCCAAATTGATAGATCCAAAACGCAGAACCCAATTTAAGGTGATGGCGTTGCCGAATTTATACGGGGATATTCTCACAGACGAGGCAGCTGAGTTTCAAGGCGGTGTTGGAACTGCGGGCAGCGCAAACATCGGGAAACAATACGCTATGTTCGAAGCCATTCACGGCAGCGCGCCTCGTATGGTCGATGAAGGCCGGGCACAGTATGCCGATCCGGCCAGTATGATTCGCGCAGCGGGTATGTTGAGTAGACATATTGGCTACGAGGACGGAGCCGACAAATTGGAAATGGCCTTGGATATCTGCGGCCAG
This window encodes:
- a CDS encoding isocitrate/isopropylmalate dehydrogenase family protein, with amino-acid sequence MNNVDVDAAKNHFANLIEQQLNRVESMKKRTDWVDYRSLRPIIIGICGGDGIGPFIAKQAQRVLEFLLKEQHGAGMVEFRIIEGLTIEKRAEVSKAIPDDVLEELKKCHVILKGPTTTPRKGDPWPNVESANVAMRKELDLFANVRPVKVPADGIDWVFFRENTEGAYALGSNGVNVSDDLAIDFTVTTQQGSERIIRLAFEYAKKNNIDKVTLVTKANVVKTTDGKFLDIGYKIAKEYPGIECDDWYIDIMTAKLIDPKRRTQFKVMALPNLYGDILTDEAAEFQGGVGTAGSANIGKQYAMFEAIHGSAPRMVDEGRAQYADPASMIRAAGMLSRHIGYEDGADKLEMALDICGQFEKKLSITGRSTGASGQEYADYIMETLQNPELESKWKSYQSS